One Paramisgurnus dabryanus chromosome 8, PD_genome_1.1, whole genome shotgun sequence DNA window includes the following coding sequences:
- the dlc gene encoding delta-like protein C: MANFLTTCFLMLISTQLAQSSGVFELKVHSFTTISGACKLSTECQIFFRVCLKHSQDVISPEPPCTYGTGMSEIFNADQNSISSSAPITVPFNFKWPGTVSLIIEAWNAESSSEQSTENVSNLIIRLATKRRLAIGEDWSKEEQNKLSFSYRVVCDEFYYGKECSDFCRPRNDTFGHYNCDAAGNRICLLGWKGAYCAEPICSPDCSEHGSCEAPGRCKCKYGWQGPHCDECQRHPGCIHGTCKQPFECTCKEGWGGLMCDQDLNFCTNHKPCMNDATCSNTGQGSYTCTCKPGFSGTDCEIETNECDSNPCKNGGSCNDLVNGYSCSCPQGFYGKNCEISAMTCADGPCFNGGTCMPKGTGGYTCQCRAGYMGSNCEKKIDRCSSDPCANGGQCLDLGHRLMCTCRPGFKGSYCEINIDDCARNPCQNAGTCVDGINDYTCSCTLGFTGKDCSIRSDACSLTPCENGGTCYTHFTGAVCKCPPGFMGTRCEHEDKPTRVASPAFPAALAVSFTLGLITLSLVICAAIAVLRQMRRGRKAASTTVRNDLETVNNRVSLTPLSALGLKEKEAFLIPGGPYKVSNKEVALSSNTMDTHLSDKSNYKQKMMDYNLTIDEKHHTKNKLDMKNSESTLLVPPLNYSKEGLYHPVYIIPDHTEQCVFATEV, encoded by the exons ATGGCAAATTTCTTAACGACGTGTTTTTTAATGTTGATATCAACGCAACTG GCGCAGTCCTCTGGTGTGTTTGAGCTGAAAGTGCACTCTTTCACAACAATAAgcggtgcatgtaaactgtctACAGAATGCCAGATATTTTTCCGTGTTTGCCTGAAGCATTCTCAAGACGTCATATCACCGGAGCCGCCGTGCACTTACGGCACTGGAATGAGTGAAATATTCAACGCAGATCAGAACTCAATTTCCAGCAGCGCGCCTATCACTGTTCCTTTTAATTTCAAGTGGCCG GGAACTGTCTCGTTAATCATTGAAGCGTGGAACGCAGAGTCCTCATCTGAGCAGTCAACAG AAAATGTAAGCAACTTGATCATCCGTTTGGCCACCAAAAGAAGACTAGCTATTGGCGAGGACTGGTCCAAGGAAGAGCAAAATAAACTGAGCTTCTCGTACCGCGTAGTGTGCGATGAATTTTACTATGGCAAGGAGTGCTCTGATTTTTGCCGCCCGCGGAACGATACGTTCGGCCACTACAACTGCGATGCCGCCGGCAACAGAATCTGCCTGCTTGGATGGAAAGGCGCTTATTGCGCGGAAC CCATCTGCTCGCCTGACTGTAGTGAGCATGGTTCTTGTGAGGCCCCCGGTAGGTGCAAGTGTAAGTATGGGTGGCAAGGGCCTCACTGTGATGAGTGCCAAAGACACCCGGGGTGCATACATGGTACCTGCAAACAGCCCTTCGAATGCACTTGCAAGGAGGGATGGGGTGGATTGATGTGCGACCAGGACCTGAATTTTTGCACCAATCACAAGCCCTGCATGAATGACGCCACGTGTAGCAACACTGGCCAAGGCAGTTACACCTGTACCTGCAAGCCCGGTTTCAGTGGAACAGACTGCGAGATCGAGACCAACGAATGTGACAGCAATCCGTGCAAGAATGGAGGCAGCTGTAAC GATCTAGTAAATGGTTACTCCTGCTCGTGCCCTCAAGGCTTCTATGGAAAGAACTGTGAGATCAGCGCTATGACCTGTGCCGATGGACCTTGCTTCAACGGAGGAACCTGCATGCCAAAGGGGACCGGCGGATACACCTGTCAGTGCCGTGCCGGATACATGGGCTCCAACTGTGAGAAGAAGATCGATAGATGCAGCAGCGATCCCTGTGCTAATG GTGGCCAGTGTCTTGATTTGGGTCACAGACTGATGTGTACGTGCCGCCCAGGCTTTAAGGGATCTTATTGCGAAATCAACATAGACGACTGCGCACGCAACCCGTGCCAAAACGCCGGCACCTGCGTGGATGGCATCAACGACTACACCTGCTCGTGCACGCTCGGCTTCACGGGCAAAGACTGCAGCATTCGATCTGATGCCTGCAGCCTCACGCCCTGTGAGAATGGAGGAACCTGCTACACACACTTCACCGGAGCCGTTTGCAAGTGTCCACCGGGGTTCATGGGTACCCGCTGCGAACATGAAGACAAGCCCACACGTGTGGCCAGCCCCGCTTTTCCTGCTGCCTTGGCTGTTTCATTCACTTTGGGTCTCATTACGCTCAGCCTGGTGATATGCGCTGCCATTGCCGTCCTGAGACAGATGCGACGAGGTCGCAAAGCAGCCTCAACCACCGTACGCAACGACTTGGAGACGGTTAACAACCGTGTCTCTTTAACGCCTCTTTCAGCGTTGGGTCTAAAAGAGAAGGAGGCCTTTCTTATTCCTGGTGGTCCCTATAAGGTGTCCAATAAGGAAGTGGCTCTCAGTTCAAACACCATGGACACTCATTTAAGTGACAAATCGAATTATAAGCAGAAGATGATGGATTACAACTTGACCATCGATGAGAAACACCACACAAAGAACAAGCTAGACAT GAAAAATTCTGAATCGACATTATTGGTTCCACCTTTGAACTATTCAAAAGAGGGATTATATCATCCTGTATACATCATTCCTGATCACACAGAACAATGTGTCTTTGCTACTGAG GTTTAA